The Fimbriimonadales bacterium genome contains a region encoding:
- a CDS encoding DUF1326 domain-containing protein — translation MISTLLAASTLGISGTYIEMRTCSIFAGPCHYSGEMMTDGRSAVAIFQVESGSYQGISLSGVKAALLVNSEENLVFQKPTKSILFLDGASSPSKKQALIQLLQKQLGNYTNNLQDVRDAEIVLTTDNNEISVRVKDSRKPVYDALITFRECTSCTMPGVLWYRPLSPGVESEIATVEKQTLHENVLEERWVRMDERAAFVGSFHW, via the coding sequence ATGATCAGCACCCTACTTGCAGCATCCACTCTCGGTATTTCGGGAACGTATATCGAAATGAGAACCTGCTCGATCTTCGCAGGTCCATGCCATTACAGCGGAGAGATGATGACGGACGGACGTTCTGCTGTCGCAATTTTTCAAGTGGAATCCGGCTCGTATCAGGGAATTTCTTTGAGTGGTGTGAAAGCGGCGTTACTCGTAAATAGTGAGGAGAATTTAGTCTTTCAAAAGCCTACAAAAAGCATCCTCTTTCTCGATGGCGCAAGCTCTCCCTCTAAAAAGCAAGCGCTCATCCAATTGTTGCAAAAACAATTAGGAAATTACACGAACAATCTCCAAGATGTGCGAGATGCAGAAATCGTTCTAACGACAGACAATAACGAAATTTCCGTTCGTGTAAAGGACTCGCGAAAGCCTGTCTATGATGCTTTGATTACCTTCCGTGAATGCACATCCTGTACTATGCCAGGGGTTCTTTGGTATAGACCTCTCTCACCGGGTGTGGAGTCTGAAATTGCTACAGTGGAAAAGCAGACTCTACACGAAAACGTACTCGAGGAACGCTGGGTGCGTATGGACGAACGAGCGGCCTTTGTCGGTTCTTTTCACTGGTAA
- a CDS encoding proteasome accessory factor PafA2 family protein codes for MTEGMNRIFGVETEFGCFVDPDSPLTYEGVVEAVKDYIFHEQRLGALDLHPRDEAFEPAFSGGFLINGGRLYVDAVGSHEEYATPECRSLSDLIASDRAGQRLLVRALKELNLSEMASFYNNSVDHFGGHTFGCHENYLVRTEDKFLSESVYDLFPFLATRQIYAGAGRVGGHRIEYTGTRPNVKEFSRNPVDYIWVTNIYSVRPDSSVPFQLSQRADHIVKTIASRVRFNRALINPKWEAFYSYGNTTRLHLLFGEPNQMQFAYALKIGTTCLILDCIENNLIPPRFRLLDPLETLRSVSRDQTYRWIVTLENGDTIRAVDLHREYLKIAEAFRGRDDDTNWILDNWRETLDQLEKNPMQLYKKLDWVAKKRIVEQYIEDQGLDWGNDALHSIDLEYHNLDPKKSLHQALVEMGDAFEITDELSIVNAMTEPPRNTRAYGRGQLVKYLLTGRKASYWIEWDAVYLDRQNVIELSDPFNPYSEVARFLGK; via the coding sequence ATGACCGAAGGAATGAACCGCATCTTCGGCGTCGAAACGGAGTTCGGGTGCTTCGTAGACCCGGATTCCCCATTGACTTACGAAGGCGTCGTCGAGGCTGTGAAGGATTACATCTTTCACGAGCAGCGGTTAGGCGCGCTCGACCTCCATCCGAGAGACGAAGCCTTCGAACCGGCTTTCAGCGGTGGATTCCTCATCAATGGAGGAAGGCTTTATGTGGACGCCGTCGGTTCGCATGAAGAGTATGCCACACCCGAATGCCGTTCCCTTTCCGATTTGATTGCTTCGGATCGTGCAGGGCAAAGGCTCTTAGTGCGAGCCCTGAAAGAACTCAATCTTTCGGAAATGGCGAGTTTCTATAACAACAGTGTGGACCACTTCGGAGGTCACACGTTCGGTTGCCATGAAAATTATTTAGTTCGTACAGAGGATAAATTTTTGAGCGAATCGGTTTACGATTTGTTTCCATTTCTCGCAACGCGTCAAATCTATGCAGGCGCTGGGAGAGTGGGGGGGCATAGAATCGAATACACAGGAACGAGACCTAACGTGAAAGAATTTTCACGAAACCCAGTAGATTATATATGGGTAACGAACATCTATTCCGTTCGTCCTGACAGCAGCGTCCCCTTTCAACTCAGTCAGCGCGCTGACCACATCGTAAAGACAATCGCGAGCCGCGTTCGTTTCAACCGAGCGCTTATCAACCCCAAATGGGAAGCATTTTACAGTTACGGTAACACGACACGCCTTCATTTACTATTCGGGGAGCCGAATCAAATGCAATTTGCTTACGCTCTCAAGATCGGCACGACTTGCCTAATTTTGGATTGCATAGAAAATAACTTGATACCCCCCCGTTTTCGTTTGCTCGACCCTCTCGAAACATTGCGTAGCGTAAGTAGAGACCAAACCTATCGCTGGATTGTAACTTTGGAGAATGGAGACACGATTCGTGCAGTGGATTTACACCGTGAATACTTAAAGATCGCCGAAGCATTCCGAGGAAGGGATGATGACACGAACTGGATATTGGATAATTGGCGCGAAACTCTCGACCAATTAGAGAAAAACCCCATGCAACTTTATAAGAAGCTCGACTGGGTTGCGAAGAAGCGAATCGTAGAACAATACATCGAAGACCAAGGACTCGATTGGGGGAACGATGCTTTGCATTCGATTGATTTGGAATATCATAATCTCGACCCCAAAAAAAGCCTTCATCAGGCACTCGTTGAAATGGGGGATGCGTTCGAAATCACAGACGAACTCTCAATAGTAAACGCGATGACAGAGCCTCCTCGCAACACTCGCGCTTATGGAAGAGGACAATTAGTGAAATATTTGCTCACCGGGAGAAAAGCGAGTTATTGGATTGAATGGGATGCCGTTTATCTCGACCGTCAGAACGTGATTGAACTCTCTGACCCTTTCAATCCCTATTCCGAAGTGGCGAGATTTTTAGGGAAATAG
- a CDS encoding glycosyltransferase family 39 protein translates to MSTPRGLILWLFVFIPLYGFWSYGLFDLDEGLYAAATKEMLLYHKWVIPTIGGEPFLEKPILLYWSVLPFLKVGMFDMLALRLPSVLATVLLIALAVRFVHTRFGESAAVRTLCICAASPLLMGVGRMMMPDALFALAFSGACFSFWKSLEGEKLYRVLSSVLLGFAVLAKGPVAVVLFSLIFLIIYFTEPEVRFEYRGRWGLFIFAFICVLSTWYVPIGIQQGKEFLGEFIWKQNILRFLGGDIAHRAPLWFYIPVFFVALAPWSFGIFSVWRKTRSKPTERFFWIWGLSTLIFFSLSGSKLPHYILPAIIPFAALFGIAELKKRFSWAAVLYGAIVAFVFITQAPKSFPVLNDIFVRIGIGVILATLFSVVLYFLMRRSFVQNFAIGWSITVLLLVWGMPKYWEQTHGDVYRIGQIIRSEESPFIEYRMDGMGEPLKTAHPSLYWYTSRTGEKVQWLEELVKVASPGKLLLTRKNRLGRGGEETLRQYGLKLNPLALYGDFELYRVIEW, encoded by the coding sequence ATGAGCACCCCGCGGGGGCTTATCCTCTGGCTTTTCGTTTTTATCCCGTTATATGGGTTTTGGTCTTATGGTCTTTTTGATTTAGACGAAGGTCTTTACGCAGCGGCTACCAAAGAGATGCTCCTGTATCACAAGTGGGTCATTCCCACAATCGGGGGAGAGCCGTTTTTGGAAAAGCCGATTCTTTTGTATTGGTCGGTTCTTCCTTTCTTGAAAGTTGGCATGTTTGACATGCTTGCGTTGCGGTTGCCATCCGTTCTTGCTACCGTGCTTTTGATTGCGTTAGCGGTTCGGTTCGTCCACACGAGATTCGGAGAAAGCGCTGCCGTTCGTACTCTTTGCATTTGCGCCGCGTCGCCTTTGCTTATGGGTGTAGGTCGGATGATGATGCCTGATGCGCTATTCGCTTTGGCATTTTCCGGAGCGTGTTTTTCTTTTTGGAAATCATTAGAAGGAGAGAAGTTGTATCGAGTTCTTTCCAGCGTGCTTCTCGGTTTTGCGGTTCTCGCGAAAGGTCCTGTCGCTGTCGTTTTGTTTTCTCTTATTTTTCTCATCATATATTTTACAGAGCCGGAGGTTCGATTCGAATATCGAGGAAGATGGGGGTTATTTATTTTCGCGTTTATCTGTGTCCTTTCTACTTGGTACGTCCCTATCGGTATACAGCAAGGTAAAGAATTTTTAGGGGAATTCATCTGGAAGCAGAACATATTGCGCTTCTTAGGGGGGGATATAGCGCATCGAGCGCCATTATGGTTTTATATCCCGGTTTTTTTCGTTGCATTAGCACCGTGGAGTTTCGGAATTTTTTCCGTCTGGAGAAAAACGCGTAGTAAACCAACGGAACGCTTTTTTTGGATATGGGGATTATCAACTTTAATTTTCTTTAGTCTTAGCGGGAGCAAACTTCCTCATTACATATTGCCTGCGATTATTCCTTTTGCAGCGTTGTTCGGAATTGCAGAACTAAAAAAGCGTTTTTCTTGGGCAGCCGTCCTTTACGGTGCGATAGTTGCATTTGTATTTATTACTCAAGCGCCTAAGTCTTTTCCAGTTCTTAATGACATATTTGTTAGAATAGGAATTGGGGTGATTCTCGCAACCCTCTTTTCCGTAGTTTTGTATTTTTTAATGAGGAGAAGTTTTGTGCAAAATTTCGCCATAGGCTGGTCAATTACTGTTTTGTTGCTCGTCTGGGGGATGCCTAAATATTGGGAGCAGACACACGGTGATGTGTATCGTATTGGGCAAATTATTCGTTCGGAAGAGTCGCCCTTCATCGAATACCGCATGGACGGTATGGGTGAGCCGCTAAAGACCGCACACCCGAGTTTGTATTGGTATACATCTCGAACGGGTGAAAAGGTTCAGTGGCTCGAAGAACTCGTGAAAGTGGCTTCCCCCGGGAAACTGCTTCTAACTCGAAAGAATCGTCTGGGCAGAGGGGGGGAAGAAACTTTAAGGCAGTATGGGTTGAAGCTGAACCCTTTGGCTCTTTACGGTGATTTCGAACTCTATCGAGTTATAGAATGGTGA
- the rsmH gene encoding 16S rRNA (cytosine(1402)-N(4))-methyltransferase RsmH translates to MTTRKHYPVMLREVLYYLNIREGATLVDGTVGHGGHAKAMLTAAGEKGTLVAMDWDETMLRKAEENLKDVPGRKFFVHADFRMMPKVLEGLNISGVDGILLDFGVSIEHFEDASRGFSFLADAPLDMRMNRSAKETAASFLNRASQGEIERVLREYGGERWANRIARAIIRRRKEGRMHRTQDLVDAVLEAIPPKYREKRIHPATRTFQAIRIAVNQELQDLQEAIMNAAFCLNPGGRMVTLSYHSGEDREAKLAFRKLTKEHGFKTLTPRPVRPSSEEVRENPPSRSARLRAIERTIQPNQQNFKQKETA, encoded by the coding sequence GTGACGACACGAAAGCACTATCCCGTGATGCTCAGGGAAGTGCTTTATTATTTGAATATTCGAGAGGGGGCAACCCTCGTCGATGGAACAGTCGGACATGGTGGGCATGCGAAAGCAATGCTAACTGCAGCAGGAGAAAAAGGAACGCTCGTTGCAATGGATTGGGACGAAACGATGCTAAGGAAAGCAGAAGAAAATTTGAAAGACGTGCCGGGTAGGAAATTTTTCGTTCATGCGGATTTCCGTATGATGCCGAAAGTCCTCGAAGGTTTGAACATTTCTGGCGTTGACGGGATCCTTCTCGATTTCGGGGTGAGCATCGAGCATTTCGAGGATGCTTCGCGAGGGTTTTCGTTCTTAGCCGATGCTCCCTTGGACATGCGGATGAATCGGAGCGCAAAAGAAACGGCTGCATCGTTTTTGAATCGTGCGAGTCAGGGGGAAATCGAGCGCGTGTTGCGGGAATACGGGGGGGAACGATGGGCGAATCGAATTGCTCGAGCGATTATTCGCAGGCGAAAAGAAGGGCGCATGCATCGAACTCAGGATTTGGTAGATGCAGTGCTCGAAGCGATTCCACCGAAATACCGCGAGAAAAGAATCCACCCTGCGACGAGAACCTTTCAAGCGATTCGGATTGCCGTGAATCAAGAACTGCAGGACTTGCAAGAAGCAATTATGAATGCTGCTTTTTGTTTGAATCCGGGGGGGCGTATGGTTACCTTATCTTACCATTCGGGCGAAGACCGCGAAGCGAAGCTCGCCTTCCGAAAACTAACTAAAGAACACGGTTTTAAAACTCTAACCCCTCGCCCAGTGCGACCCTCTTCTGAAGAGGTTCGTGAAAATCCTCCCAGTCGCAGTGCGAGGTTACGAGCGATAGAACGAACGATACAACCAAACCAACAAAACTTCAAACAAAAGGAGACAGCATGA
- a CDS encoding penicillin-binding protein 2 has translation MLLAALFVCVLGNQARVQLLERNEIIALAKERKRLFVTETIIPTRGEIFSKDGKVLASASDTCLFGINRELVPRTPTFFFEVSSITGVSAAELMDFDSDSQRGGVWEVELSRDKIARLLEIKSRYLADGLWVQSGGGNREYPFGAVAASVVGYLQDGIPRSGIEKSLDKLLSGNPGKLVGMTDKEGDFLPWLMSEETKPGQDGSDVVLTIDSEIQRIAYESVSYACKKHKADAGVAVVLDPKTGDLLALAAFPSFEDSQAEREWSSAIKGERISPELNPGVGLRFEPGSVFKVFTLALGLESGVILPGETVYCGGKKQFSAATIHCSGDHSLKSHGSVGVQRCMEVSCNVAAATWGVEIGFERFARMVEKLGLLQSPGIMLKPEVPGEINYHDWNKTIQMANLGFGQSINVTPVGLASALSVFANDGIMVRPRLVHSIGGRFTKSSEKSTVFKPETANKILIMMEKVIHGEEGTGKKLRIPGYTLAGKSGTAQKRDALTRTSTRQRYVSWFVGFVPAMHPKVVIVVAIDNPTSGTYYGAAVAGPVFRDIAAFLIQKYEIPPDRPEELYAIEKRKN, from the coding sequence GTGCTGCTTGCAGCCTTATTCGTTTGCGTGTTAGGGAATCAGGCGCGTGTACAACTCCTCGAACGCAACGAGATTATCGCCCTCGCGAAGGAAAGAAAAAGGCTTTTCGTCACGGAAACTATCATTCCTACACGCGGGGAGATATTCAGCAAAGACGGAAAAGTTTTAGCAAGTGCATCGGATACTTGCCTGTTCGGAATCAATCGTGAACTCGTGCCCCGAACACCCACCTTCTTTTTCGAAGTCTCTTCGATTACAGGAGTATCAGCGGCAGAATTGATGGACTTCGATTCCGATTCGCAAAGAGGGGGGGTATGGGAAGTGGAACTGAGTCGCGATAAAATCGCTCGCTTATTAGAAATAAAATCTCGTTATCTCGCGGATGGGCTTTGGGTGCAATCAGGGGGGGGAAACAGAGAGTATCCATTCGGAGCGGTTGCAGCGAGTGTAGTGGGATATTTGCAAGATGGTATACCGCGCTCTGGAATCGAAAAGTCTCTCGATAAATTGCTTTCCGGAAATCCAGGAAAACTCGTAGGAATGACGGATAAAGAGGGAGATTTTCTCCCTTGGTTGATGTCCGAAGAAACGAAACCAGGACAAGATGGAAGCGACGTCGTTTTAACGATAGATTCAGAAATCCAAAGAATTGCTTACGAATCCGTCTCTTATGCTTGTAAAAAACATAAAGCCGATGCCGGTGTCGCCGTGGTTTTAGACCCGAAAACTGGCGATTTGCTTGCGTTGGCTGCTTTTCCGAGTTTCGAAGATTCGCAAGCCGAACGCGAATGGAGTTCTGCCATTAAGGGTGAGCGAATTTCGCCGGAGTTGAATCCCGGTGTGGGATTGCGTTTCGAACCCGGCTCTGTATTTAAAGTCTTCACGTTGGCTTTAGGGTTGGAAAGCGGAGTGATTCTCCCAGGTGAAACGGTTTATTGCGGTGGTAAAAAGCAGTTTTCCGCAGCGACGATCCATTGTTCAGGAGACCACAGTCTCAAATCGCATGGTTCTGTAGGAGTGCAGCGCTGTATGGAGGTGAGTTGCAACGTCGCGGCGGCGACTTGGGGAGTAGAAATCGGCTTCGAGCGCTTCGCGAGGATGGTGGAAAAACTCGGTTTATTACAATCTCCTGGCATCATGCTAAAACCAGAAGTCCCCGGTGAGATAAACTATCATGATTGGAATAAAACCATCCAAATGGCGAATCTCGGCTTTGGACAGTCTATTAATGTTACACCTGTCGGATTAGCGAGTGCGCTTAGTGTTTTTGCAAATGACGGCATTATGGTTAGACCTCGTTTGGTGCATTCGATAGGCGGACGATTCACGAAATCTTCGGAAAAAAGCACCGTTTTCAAACCTGAGACAGCGAACAAAATTTTAATAATGATGGAAAAGGTCATTCACGGCGAGGAAGGTACCGGAAAGAAATTGCGAATTCCTGGTTACACGTTAGCAGGTAAGTCGGGAACTGCGCAAAAACGAGATGCATTGACGAGAACTTCGACAAGGCAAAGATACGTGAGTTGGTTCGTAGGTTTCGTTCCCGCTATGCATCCGAAGGTGGTGATCGTTGTTGCAATCGATAATCCCACTTCGGGCACGTATTACGGTGCAGCGGTCGCTGGTCCTGTTTTTAGAGATATTGCCGCATTTTTAATTCAGAAGTACGAAATCCCCCCCGATAGACCAGAGGAACTTTATGCAATTGAGAAGCGCAAGAATTAA
- a CDS encoding UDP-N-acetylmuramoyl-L-alanyl-D-glutamate--2,6-diaminopimelate ligase encodes MQLRSARINEFSGVRAVFKDAEIRGITIDSRNVNRGDLFICLKGQKTDGHAYIEDAVSKGAVAVVVSSKEAFLRCVQKSVPVIWVRDTNDFCWEFSALFYGNPSEKLTVIGVTGTNGKTTTAWLLYQIINTLGRRAAYMGTLGVAFDSEWRDSSFTTPFPPEIQKTLRELVDAGADTVVMEVSSHALHQRRVDGVQFDVGIFTNLSQDHFDYHSGMEDYFRAKSRLFCDLPNAKKIVTVAYADDPYGKRLLESANSGIGFGSENTDLRVLSSKIDIHRLEFEISWKGESAVVEVSLGGHFNVNNCLAAIAGALALNFPLSKILDALKKVKPAPGRFETITSEEGFHIIVDYAHTPDALEKLLNSVRALRPSRILTVFGCGGDRDRNKRPKMASVVSSLSDLVYVTSDNPRTENPMKIIEEIVQGLHPDVVSKIEPDRAKAIHDAVFEAKSGDIVVIAGKGHETYQIIGTTKHPFDDRVIARKALEERKKERKDAIKTV; translated from the coding sequence ATGCAATTGAGAAGCGCAAGAATTAATGAATTTTCGGGTGTTCGTGCTGTGTTCAAAGATGCGGAGATTCGTGGAATCACGATAGATTCGAGAAACGTAAACCGTGGCGATTTGTTTATTTGTTTGAAAGGACAAAAGACAGATGGGCATGCATATATCGAAGATGCGGTTTCGAAAGGCGCTGTTGCGGTAGTCGTATCTTCCAAGGAAGCATTTTTGCGATGTGTGCAGAAAAGTGTCCCCGTAATATGGGTTCGCGATACGAATGATTTTTGTTGGGAGTTTAGTGCGTTATTTTATGGGAATCCTTCGGAAAAATTAACCGTAATCGGGGTAACCGGGACAAATGGCAAAACGACGACCGCGTGGCTGCTCTATCAGATTATAAACACACTCGGGCGTCGCGCTGCTTATATGGGAACTTTGGGAGTCGCTTTCGATAGTGAATGGCGCGATTCTTCATTTACGACTCCGTTCCCACCCGAAATACAAAAAACTCTTCGCGAACTCGTAGACGCTGGAGCGGATACCGTGGTCATGGAAGTCTCTTCGCACGCTCTTCATCAGCGGAGAGTGGATGGAGTACAGTTCGATGTCGGAATTTTTACGAATTTAAGCCAAGACCATTTCGATTACCATTCCGGTATGGAAGACTATTTTCGAGCGAAGTCTCGCCTTTTTTGCGATTTACCTAATGCCAAAAAAATTGTCACGGTCGCTTATGCGGACGACCCTTACGGAAAACGTCTTTTGGAAAGCGCAAATAGCGGAATCGGTTTCGGTTCTGAAAATACGGATTTGAGAGTCCTTTCATCGAAGATCGATATTCATCGCCTCGAATTCGAGATTTCTTGGAAAGGGGAATCTGCAGTTGTCGAAGTGTCTTTGGGGGGGCACTTCAATGTGAACAACTGTTTGGCAGCCATAGCCGGCGCTCTCGCTTTGAATTTTCCCCTTTCGAAAATCCTCGATGCGCTTAAAAAAGTAAAACCTGCACCTGGACGTTTCGAAACGATAACGAGCGAAGAAGGATTTCATATTATCGTAGACTACGCGCATACACCCGATGCTTTGGAAAAACTTTTAAATTCTGTTCGTGCGCTTCGACCATCACGTATTTTGACGGTGTTCGGATGCGGTGGGGATAGAGACAGAAACAAACGCCCGAAAATGGCGTCTGTTGTTTCCTCTCTTTCGGATCTCGTTTACGTTACCAGTGACAACCCGCGAACCGAAAATCCGATGAAAATTATCGAAGAAATCGTGCAAGGTTTGCATCCGGACGTGGTTTCGAAAATCGAACCAGACCGCGCGAAGGCAATTCATGATGCAGTATTCGAAGCGAAGTCCGGCGATATCGTAGTCATCGCCGGAAAAGGACACGAAACCTACCAAATCATCGGCACCACGAAACATCCCTTCGACGATAGGGTCATCGCGCGCAAAGCTCTCGAAGAAAGAAAAAAAGAAAGAAAAGATGCAATTAAAACTGTCTGA